The genomic window TTTTAAGCAAAAAGTAGTACGATTTAGGCATATTTGGCTTTAATTATTATACCACATGTACCGCTTTAAACAATTCACCTTATTTTTAGGAGACATGGCCGGACTGTTTTTGGGCCTTTATTTGGCTGTCTATCTGCGAAATTTGGCCCTAACCGGGCACAAACTGTCAGATTTGTTAGCGCCCATGACCATACTGTTTATTCTGGCCGCCGTCATTTTGTTTATCGCCGGCCTATACGACATCACTAAGGCCAAAAATAACTTCAAATTTTTCCAAAAAATCATTATCGCGGCGCTCTCCTGGATGGTTATCGGCGTCCTTTATTTTTACATCAGACCGCAACAAAACGTATCGCCAAAGACCATACTTCTGCTCACGGTTGTTATCGGTTTTGGTATAATTTCTGGTTGGCGGTTTCTTTATAATAAATTTATCTCCACCAATGTCTGGCAGTTGAACGTGACTTTTGCCGGAATTACCGACGAAGTGAAAGAATTGATCAAATTTATACAAAACGAACCGCAAAGCGGATATTTCGTGGTTGGAATTATTTCCAGAAATGAAGCGGATAAAAATATTTTTCCGGACTTGCCGTTTGGAAAAACCATTGAAGAAATCAAATTACAAAATCAAACTCGGCCGATTAATCTGATCGTCCTGTCCCCGCAACTAACCAGCGATGAAGAACTCCTAAAAAATCTATACAAAAGTTTGTTTGAACAAATCAGCATAGTCAGTTTGGCTGATTTTTACCAGACGCTGATGGCCCGCATTCCGCCGTTTACTTTTTCCGAGGGCTGGTTTATCGCCCATTTGCAGGAACAGCAGAAAAAAATTTATGATCGTATAAAAATACTGGCGGATTATTTATTCGGCGTCATCATCGGCCTGTTCTTTGCGATTACCTACCCGTTCATTGTCCTGGCCATAAAACTTGATTCCAAAGGCGCAGTATTTTTTTCACAAAAAAGAATCGGCCGGGGCGGGGCGCAGTTTACGATTTATAAATATCGCACCA from Patescibacteria group bacterium includes these protein-coding regions:
- a CDS encoding sugar transferase, with the protein product MYRFKQFTLFLGDMAGLFLGLYLAVYLRNLALTGHKLSDLLAPMTILFILAAVILFIAGLYDITKAKNNFKFFQKIIIAALSWMVIGVLYFYIRPQQNVSPKTILLLTVVIGFGIISGWRFLYNKFISTNVWQLNVTFAGITDEVKELIKFIQNEPQSGYFVVGIISRNEADKNIFPDLPFGKTIEEIKLQNQTRPINLIVLSPQLTSDEELLKNLYKSLFEQISIVSLADFYQTLMARIPPFTFSEGWFIAHLQEQQKKIYDRIKILADYLFGVIIGLFFAITYPFIVLAIKLDSKGAVFFSQKRIGRGGAQFTIYKYRTMKSLAADGSAETQGPQFAATADNRVTEVGKFLRATRLDEIPQFINILKGEMSIIGPRPERPEFVEQLTQKMPYYPLRHLIKPGLTGWAQLHRSYYGTIEENLRKLEYDLYYIKNRGFMLDLSIALHTVNTVLKMMGR